Proteins from one Fibrobacter sp. UWR3 genomic window:
- a CDS encoding InlB B-repeat-containing protein, which yields MLFVTKLKILTLMTCLMLVGQAFALDCATGTQWGDFHTQEMTKDDEGFYNISEPEELAWIACKTTHDSTNYKSSQVRLTKDIDLQGKLFIPISAGKGDPKFRGTLDGQGHTIRGLFIKGSEIAKPEVNGMKNYAQNIGLVAVLSTGGIIRNLTLDVSDIYASNSAGDEGTVGTSSPISVGTLVGWMDAGTIENCIVEGRITTSGDKNRVGGLVGNVNNANISNSVCKVSISSSGNDTHVGGVVGALRKGGTVNLTSCVFEGDTLISTGGMVGGIVGYYENSKVNTDKALYYSGNYPGVGKGKSVETHKEANLNSEEVVCALNGGKWIVENETETCSGNTSNVWSEGQSSISMNGSDGYKVSFNANGGSFASGAKTFKIVANGATITADEITAPTRTDMDPNTNMTKSKKFAGWATTTDAIEPTELGVADANKTLYAVWYDFYTVTFEINSVTHETRTISVPKHGHVSAEGFTLPASYSIPNPDDAENPIKYFFTGWAYATKWLAVNTDPTPTDTLHLADIDVVADVPLYPVWTRAETFSVAFDATLHGKTHVRFVKKVNDGDKVAKPGENDVVADPGYKIIGWCTNANCTEGSVYNFDAQLKSNLTLYAEWDTVEYKISYEMNGGTNNVSNPTFYTVESDPITFAEPTYPGYKFIGWFYDAGFTSPATGIAKNSTTGEKTLYAKWEQIFYTVEYLSGNELSATIVADKKPWGESVTLKGDEVAFQREGYIHDGWSLTPGGTIAYNFGATYDKYKDLVLFPHWVEGAPDVVHNGAVTIYTYSETHKVAEINGDYKGLDAFSIDEDIPVTSVVLNRSLTPYVPVTMTLPFDIAVDNVENAKFYAFGGISIDGNGKKAVEANRVKTGTLEANTPYIVIPLAQSITFSGAVVLRETAEPVVELGNWEFVGTYAYKTVAQENVGSIYGISGSAEGNISQGKFVKFAEGCNFVPMRAYLLNKEISNRRLAKSLYSRPASTEIAEFGINWNEDDEVEPEEQTTVVRKIMKTPSILRMDRVFDLKGRLVNEKSKPRGVYFNK from the coding sequence ATGCTCTTTGTAACTAAATTGAAAATTCTGACTCTTATGACCTGCCTGATGCTTGTGGGGCAGGCGTTTGCTCTTGACTGTGCAACGGGTACGCAATGGGGTGATTTCCATACCCAAGAAATGACTAAGGATGATGAAGGCTTCTATAATATAAGTGAGCCTGAAGAATTGGCATGGATTGCATGCAAGACAACGCATGATTCAACGAATTACAAATCTTCTCAGGTTCGGTTAACTAAAGACATTGATTTGCAAGGGAAACTTTTTATTCCGATTTCTGCGGGAAAAGGGGATCCGAAATTTAGAGGAACTCTTGATGGTCAGGGGCATACCATTCGAGGTCTATTTATCAAAGGTTCTGAAATTGCAAAACCTGAAGTTAATGGAATGAAAAACTATGCACAGAATATCGGATTGGTTGCTGTTCTGAGCACGGGTGGGATTATTAGAAATCTTACGCTGGATGTTTCTGATATTTACGCATCAAATTCCGCAGGGGATGAAGGTACTGTAGGAACGTCAAGTCCTATTTCTGTAGGAACTCTTGTGGGATGGATGGATGCAGGGACGATTGAAAACTGTATTGTTGAAGGTCGTATTACCACAAGTGGCGACAAAAATCGTGTTGGAGGTCTTGTAGGAAATGTGAATAATGCAAATATCTCGAATAGCGTATGTAAAGTATCTATATCGTCGAGTGGTAATGATACTCATGTTGGCGGTGTTGTTGGTGCTCTTAGGAAGGGAGGTACGGTGAATTTAACATCTTGTGTATTTGAAGGTGATACCCTTATCAGTACTGGAGGAATGGTAGGTGGAATTGTTGGTTATTATGAAAATTCTAAGGTGAATACAGACAAAGCGTTATATTATTCTGGTAATTATCCGGGTGTAGGTAAAGGAAAATCTGTTGAGACACACAAAGAAGCAAACTTGAATTCTGAAGAAGTGGTGTGTGCTTTGAATGGGGGGAAATGGATTGTTGAAAACGAAACAGAGACCTGTTCCGGTAATACGAGTAATGTTTGGTCCGAAGGTCAGTCTAGTATTTCCATGAATGGCTCCGACGGTTACAAGGTTTCTTTCAATGCCAACGGCGGCTCATTTGCCTCTGGAGCAAAGACTTTCAAGATTGTAGCCAATGGTGCTACTATTACTGCTGATGAAATCACAGCACCGACGCGCACTGATATGGACCCTAACACTAATATGACAAAGAGTAAGAAATTTGCTGGCTGGGCAACAACGACTGATGCTATTGAACCGACCGAACTGGGCGTAGCCGATGCAAATAAAACCCTATATGCTGTATGGTATGATTTCTATACGGTTACCTTTGAAATAAATTCGGTAACGCATGAAACACGTACTATTTCTGTTCCCAAGCATGGGCATGTTTCTGCAGAAGGTTTTACTCTTCCTGCGTCTTACTCGATTCCTAATCCGGATGATGCGGAAAATCCCATAAAGTATTTCTTTACGGGATGGGCTTATGCAACTAAGTGGTTGGCTGTTAATACTGATCCCACGCCAACTGATACACTTCATCTGGCCGATATAGATGTTGTTGCTGATGTTCCTTTGTACCCGGTGTGGACCAGAGCGGAAACATTTTCTGTAGCATTTGATGCGACCTTGCATGGAAAGACACATGTCCGTTTTGTCAAGAAGGTAAATGACGGAGATAAGGTTGCTAAACCGGGAGAGAATGATGTTGTTGCTGATCCGGGATACAAGATTATCGGCTGGTGTACCAATGCAAATTGTACGGAAGGTAGTGTGTATAATTTTGACGCTCAGTTAAAAAGTAATCTTACTCTGTATGCTGAGTGGGATACAGTAGAGTATAAGATTTCCTATGAGATGAATGGCGGTACGAATAACGTCAGCAATCCGACTTTCTACACCGTTGAATCCGACCCCATTACTTTTGCTGAACCTACATATCCTGGTTACAAATTTATAGGATGGTTTTATGATGCAGGCTTTACTAGCCCTGCTACCGGGATTGCAAAGAATAGCACCACTGGCGAAAAGACTTTATATGCAAAATGGGAACAGATTTTTTATACGGTCGAATACCTTTCGGGTAACGAATTGTCGGCGACGATTGTGGCCGACAAGAAACCTTGGGGTGAAAGTGTAACCCTGAAGGGCGATGAAGTTGCTTTCCAGCGCGAAGGATATATTCATGACGGTTGGAGCTTGACTCCCGGCGGCACTATAGCTTATAATTTTGGCGCAACCTATGATAAATATAAAGATCTTGTACTCTTTCCGCATTGGGTTGAAGGGGCGCCGGATGTAGTCCACAATGGTGCGGTAACCATCTATACTTATTCGGAAACTCATAAGGTAGCTGAAATCAATGGCGACTATAAGGGGCTCGATGCGTTTAGTATAGACGAAGATATTCCTGTTACATCTGTTGTTTTGAATCGTTCGTTAACGCCGTATGTGCCTGTGACGATGACTCTCCCGTTTGACATCGCGGTTGATAATGTAGAAAATGCAAAGTTCTATGCGTTTGGTGGAATTTCCATTGATGGGAATGGTAAAAAGGCGGTGGAAGCGAATCGCGTAAAGACTGGTACTCTAGAGGCCAACACGCCGTATATCGTCATTCCCTTGGCCCAATCTATCACATTTAGTGGAGCGGTTGTTCTTCGTGAAACTGCCGAACCTGTGGTGGAACTTGGAAATTGGGAGTTCGTGGGTACATATGCTTACAAGACCGTTGCGCAGGAAAATGTGGGCTCTATTTATGGTATTTCGGGATCTGCTGAAGGGAATATATCTCAGGGAAAATTTGTTAAATTTGCTGAAGGTTGTAATTTTGTGCCGATGCGAGCATATTTGTTAAATAAGGAAATCTCTAACAGACGTCTGGCGAAGTCGCTGTACTCTAGGCCGGCAAGTACAGAAATTGCTGAATTTGGTATCAATTGGAATGAAGACGATGAGGTTGAGCCTGAAGAGCAAACCACTGTTGTCCGTAAGATAATGAAGACGCCTTCTATCCTGAGAATGGACCGTGTGTTTGATTTGAAGGGACGTCTTGTCAATGAAAAGTCTAAGCCAAGAGGCGTTTATTTCAATAAGTAG
- a CDS encoding nucleotidyltransferase family protein, whose amino-acid sequence MLNKSPGVERNLFTLIRLAFGAGEGECANFNVETAEEWSLLYSLASKLAVVGIAYAGVCKLPKDRRPPLDLAFQWASEAEAIRGHNRLVNDEARRLTELFAGEGRRTAILKGAANARLYPDRFMRQCGDIDIWIDGGRDSVIGLLRRLGLMEPEPQAITGRKMTYEEKYAEAKRKLNENVSRHHVHLAHDAAAVTVEAHFLPSSGNRNPFADKRLMRFLQCEILKTEFVPEGFYVPSLKFALAMQLAHIQTHFMAGGIGLKQITDYYVLLRQAGDSDRLEIAKNLRRFGLLRVSSALMWLLGHIYGLERERMLCAPDERLGQHMLEIVLAGGNFGFYFKANYRKLPMRWIGKRWRAIKFCPFSPIEVFWSEVAYWRTFARTLPIRIKLRKFSIRDMF is encoded by the coding sequence GTGTTGAATAAGTCACCTGGAGTTGAACGTAATCTTTTTACCCTCATTCGGCTTGCATTCGGTGCAGGCGAGGGGGAATGTGCAAATTTCAACGTAGAGACCGCTGAAGAGTGGTCTCTTTTGTATTCTCTGGCATCCAAACTTGCGGTGGTGGGCATCGCGTATGCGGGGGTCTGCAAGTTGCCGAAGGACCGGCGGCCGCCGCTGGACCTCGCTTTCCAGTGGGCGAGCGAGGCGGAGGCGATTCGCGGGCACAACCGCCTGGTGAATGACGAGGCTAGGCGGCTCACGGAGCTGTTTGCGGGCGAGGGGAGGCGGACGGCCATCCTGAAGGGGGCGGCGAATGCGCGCCTGTACCCGGACAGGTTCATGCGTCAATGCGGAGACATCGACATTTGGATTGATGGCGGGCGCGATTCTGTTATCGGCTTGCTGCGCAGGCTCGGCCTGATGGAGCCCGAACCGCAGGCGATTACCGGCCGCAAGATGACGTACGAGGAAAAGTACGCCGAGGCGAAGCGGAAACTCAACGAGAACGTCTCGAGGCATCATGTGCACCTGGCCCACGATGCGGCTGCGGTCACGGTGGAGGCGCATTTTTTGCCTTCGTCGGGGAACCGGAACCCGTTTGCAGACAAACGACTAATGCGTTTCTTGCAATGCGAGATTTTAAAAACGGAATTTGTACCGGAGGGTTTCTATGTCCCGTCGCTCAAGTTTGCTCTTGCGATGCAGCTGGCGCATATCCAGACGCACTTTATGGCGGGCGGCATCGGCCTGAAGCAGATAACCGACTACTACGTGCTTTTGCGGCAGGCGGGCGACAGCGACCGTCTCGAAATCGCGAAGAACCTCCGCAGGTTCGGCCTGCTGCGCGTGTCCAGTGCCCTGATGTGGTTGCTGGGGCATATTTACGGGCTCGAGCGCGAGCGTATGCTGTGCGCCCCCGATGAGCGGCTTGGCCAGCACATGCTCGAGATTGTGCTTGCCGGAGGAAACTTTGGCTTCTATTTCAAAGCGAATTACCGGAAACTACCCATGCGTTGGATTGGCAAGCGTTGGCGTGCCATCAAGTTCTGTCCGTTCTCGCCTATAGAGGTGTTCTGGTCGGAGGTCGCCTACTGGCGGACCTTTGCCCGCACGCTCCCTATCCGTATCAAACTGCGGAAGTTCTCGATTCGAGATATGTTCTAA